One Mercurialis annua linkage group LG3, ddMerAnnu1.2, whole genome shotgun sequence DNA window includes the following coding sequences:
- the LOC126675399 gene encoding UDP-glycosyltransferase 90A1-like, protein MGSETQNLDTKSRESTQYHVVLFPFMSKGHTIPLLHLAHLLLRRGVNVTVFTTPANHRFIASFLSDTNASIIDLSFPDDVPELPSGIESTDKLPSMSLFPVFALATKLMQPEFDRALEALPLVNFIVSDGFLWWTAESAMKLGIPRFIFFGMSNYSSCVSRSVAECKLLLGDESDDELVTLTEFPWIKVTRNDFDPVFVKPEPKDPHFDFIMKVFSAAFISYGYISNSFHELEPVFVDHLNKSHNQQKTWCVGPLCLSAKTPNPEEKNKRTWIQWLDEKLKQGSSVLYVAFGTQAEISVEQLTEIAIGLEESNVNFLWVIRKTESELGDGFEERVKERGIIVREWVEQMEILKHPSVKGFLSHCGWNSVLESICAGVPILAWPMMAEQPLNARMVAEEIKVGLRVETCNGSVRGFVKWEDLKKMVHELMEGEKGEIVRKNVKKMEEMAKKAMVERTGSSSRTLDMIIEKLCKSKEEMDLKRRGAIALQEN, encoded by the coding sequence ATGGGCTCTGAAACACAAAATCTAGACACTAAATCTCGCGAGTCAACTCAGTATCATGTTGTTCTCTTCCCTTTCATGTCAAAAGGTCACACCATCCCTCTCCTTCACCTCGCCCACCTCCTTCTCCGCCGTGGCGTAAACGTCACCGTCTTCACTACTCCGGCGAACCATCGCTTCATTGCATCTTTTCTTTCCGATACTAACGCCTCCATAATTGACCTTTCATTCCCCGACGACGTACCGGAACTTCCTTCAGGAATTGAAAGCACTGACAAGCTTCCTTCCATGTCACTGTTTCCTGTTTTTGCACTCGCCACAAAACTCATGCAACCGGAATTTGATCGGGCGCTTGAAGCTCTTCCACTCGTTAATTTCATCGTCTCGGACGGGTTTCTATGGTGGACTGCTGAATCTGCTATGAAGCTTGGTATTCCAAGGTTCATATTTTTTGGTATGTCTAATTATTCTTCATGTGTGTCAAGATCTGTAGCCGAGTGCAAGTTACTGCTCGGAGATGAGTCGGATGACGAGTTAGTAACTTTAACTGAGTTTCCATGGATTAAGGTCACTAGAAATGATTTTGATCCAGTTTTTGTAAAACCTGAACCTAAGGATCCTCATTTTGACTTCATAATGAAAGTTTTCTCAGCTGCATTCATTAGTTATGGATATATATCAAACAGTTTTCATGAACTCGAGCCTGTTTTTGTTGATCACTTGAACAAGTCACATAATCAACAAAAAACTTGGTGTGTTGGGCCGTTGTGTTTATCTGCAAAAACACCAAATCCTGAAGAGAAAAACAAACGGACGTGGATTCAATGGCTAGATGAAAAGCTGAAGCAAGGAAGCTCGGTTCTATACGTGGCGTTCGGAACTCAAGCGGAGATATCTGTCGAGCAACTCACGGAGATAGCGATCGGGTTGGAAGAATCGAACGTAAATTTCTTGTGGGTGATACGAAAAACGGAATCTGAATTGGGAGATGGATTTGAAGAGAGAGTTAAGGAGAGAGGAATAATAGTGAGAGAATGGGTAGAACAAATGGAGATACTAAAGCATCCAAGTGTTAAAGGATTTTTAAGTCATTGTGGATGGAACTCAGTTTTAGAAAGCATATGTGCCGGAGTGCCGATTCTTGCATGGCCGATGATGGCGGAACAGCCATTGAATGCGAGAATGGTGGCGGAGGAGATCAAAGTAGGGCTAAGAGTGGAGACATGTAACGGGTCAGTGAGAGGGTTTGTGAAGTGGGAAGATTTAAAAAAGATGGTGCATGAATTGATGGAAGGAGAAAAAGGGGAAATAGTGAGAAAGAATGTGAAGAAAATGGAAGAAATGGCCAAGAAAGCTATGGTGGAGAGAACCGGCTCATCTTCCCGGACATTAGATATGATAATTGAGAAACTTTGCAAAAGCAAAGAAGAAATGGATTTGAAGAGACGGGGAGCTATCGCACTGCAAGAAAATTAG